A DNA window from Bdellovibrionota bacterium contains the following coding sequences:
- a CDS encoding DUF4388 domain-containing protein: MSENAELFPQTFAAWAGLSASLQEGGYLEQTTIESLLLQIERQRLTGILELERRLRNAKIGFQQGFIVSFEAQILDPDPDDPKGRAHFIERCRPRSEKGWMSGELLLQILGWRSGSFRFLARDSVQATAGFPLRSGQLLTLAWLLLIEHRKRFLMKQNMFENFLPADSRRPGDQYFGEIFSARVQGKTGELETQGRGGERSLVIEEGELKDVRCKTEGSRVGDLCIRYGLLQRDQVKQLVEERGRTHQPLIELALQKDLLDESSLQLLLILQRWERIFECCHWPDLAVTWKDPEDAAMPSLASVSSIPLADSTYASKVPGAQLAKNRCRFCGADVEEGEDVCEICITRNIRMESIRKDLARRWQADSLVRWGAAFALVIGILWIWWSGYIGNFFVKHSLVAYLSEEAGVKKSGSAIMPKELESSSVPAAGPPAPITLAAYGNPAAILPPVPARAGARREKLLDRFPPFFDKVDLSA; encoded by the coding sequence GTGAGCGAAAACGCGGAACTTTTTCCACAAACGTTCGCGGCTTGGGCGGGCCTTTCCGCTTCACTGCAAGAAGGCGGTTACCTGGAACAGACGACGATCGAGTCGCTCCTTCTTCAAATCGAACGCCAGCGGCTGACCGGTATTTTGGAACTCGAACGCCGGCTCCGAAACGCGAAGATCGGATTTCAGCAGGGATTCATCGTCTCGTTCGAGGCCCAAATTCTCGATCCCGATCCGGACGATCCCAAAGGAAGAGCCCATTTCATTGAAAGGTGCCGCCCGCGTTCAGAGAAAGGGTGGATGTCGGGAGAACTCTTGCTTCAGATTCTGGGCTGGCGTTCCGGGTCATTTCGATTTTTGGCCCGGGATAGCGTCCAGGCTACCGCCGGTTTTCCTCTCCGATCCGGCCAGCTGCTCACTCTGGCTTGGCTTCTGCTCATCGAACATAGAAAACGGTTTTTGATGAAACAGAACATGTTCGAGAATTTTCTTCCGGCGGACAGCCGGCGGCCCGGCGATCAATATTTCGGTGAGATCTTTTCCGCTCGCGTGCAAGGGAAGACCGGAGAATTGGAAACCCAAGGTCGCGGCGGCGAGCGGAGCTTGGTAATCGAGGAGGGAGAACTCAAGGACGTCCGATGTAAAACCGAAGGGAGCCGCGTCGGCGACCTGTGCATCCGCTACGGTCTTCTCCAGCGCGATCAGGTCAAGCAGCTCGTGGAAGAACGGGGGCGGACGCACCAGCCCCTCATTGAACTGGCGCTCCAAAAAGATCTGTTGGATGAATCGTCGCTTCAGCTTCTTCTTATCCTTCAGCGATGGGAGCGAATCTTTGAATGCTGCCACTGGCCCGATCTCGCCGTGACGTGGAAGGATCCCGAAGATGCCGCCATGCCTTCTCTCGCCTCGGTCAGCTCGATTCCGCTGGCCGACAGCACCTACGCCTCCAAAGTCCCCGGCGCGCAGCTGGCGAAGAACCGCTGCCGCTTCTGCGGCGCGGATGTGGAGGAAGGGGAAGACGTCTGCGAGATCTGCATCACTCGAAATATCCGCATGGAATCGATCCGAAAAGATCTTGCGCGGCGGTGGCAGGCGGATTCTTTGGTCCGTTGGGGTGCGGCGTTCGCTTTGGTGATCGGAATCCTCTGGATCTGGTGGTCCGGTTATATCGGGAACTTTTTCGTCAAACATTCCTTGGTCGCTTATCTCTCCGAAGAGGCCGGCGTGAAAAAATCGGGGAGCGCAATCATGCCCAAAGAGTTGGAAAGTTCTTCGGTTCCGGCGGCCGGCCCGCCCGCCCCGATCACGTTGGCGGCCTACGGAAATCCTGCGGCCATACTCCCCCCCGTACCGGCGCGCGCGGGGGCCCGACGTGAAAAACTCCTCGATCGATTCCCGCCTTTCTTCGACAAGGTCGACCTTTCGGC